The nucleotide sequence aaagggagagagaatcccaagtgacTCCCTACTGAGCCAGGAGAGGGTgtctgatgcaggccttgatggcatgacctcaagatcatgacctgagtcaaaatcaagagtcggatgcttaaccaactgagccacccaggtgctccatgctTGCATTTCTAGTAGACATCTCAGATTAATCATTTCATAAATTGGATGCTTGTGATGCTGCTTACTCAAATGTGCTACTTCCAGAAACTTCCCCCTTTCCATTGAAGGCACTGCAGTGTGAAATATTGGATGCTGTCCTTAattcctcattctctttctccctagaATTAATCCATGAGGAAATGTTGCAAAGTCCATCTTTAAATATATCCAGAGCCCAGTCATTTCTACTATCTTCCCTCCTCACACCCCAGATATACAGCTAACATCCCCCTCCTGGGACACTGCACCAGTTTCCTACAGATTATATACTGGTTGCTTGCCCTTGTACCTCTCAATTCTACACAGCAGCAAGCAGAGGCTTCTAAAGAGAGGTGGTACTAGGTGGGTCATCTTTTTAAAACCATCTTGTAACTGCACGTTATGCAGAGAAAACTCAAACCCTTCTAATACCCTAAGGCCTGGACATCTGATGTTATTTCAGCTGCTCTCTGTTCCAGCCACAGTGGCCTCCTTGCCCTTCCTTAACACAGGACATGCTCCTGCCCTAGTGCCTGTGCACTGGCGGTTCCCTGCCTGAAAAGAACTCCCCCCAGATACCTTCTTACACAGGTCCTTCATGTCCTTCAGATCTCTCAAAGGCACCTTGGTGAGGCTCATTCTGATCACTGTAGTAAAGTAGCCATCTTCCCATTCCCATCATAGGTGTCTCTCTGGATCGCCTTCTACACTTACTTCCCAATACCTAACATACACATTTCCCTTGTTTACTAGCATATAGTCTGCCCCTTACTCCAGAACATATGCCCCACAAGGTGGgcaaattttttctgtttttcactgaGGTGTCCTAGATGTTAAAATATTCCTGTATCTGACAGTTATCAGTTGAATGAATGATCTGTATGGAGTACCTCTCTCTTCTAGATGAGCCTCACGCCACAGCTATTCATGGCAGCTACCACTTTTCTCCCCattgttggtctccctgctccacCTGTACAGCACAGGAAACAATTACAGTTCTCCATTCAGAAAAGTtgtacttaggggcacctgggtggctcagtagattaaagtctctgccttcggctcaggtcatggtcccagggtcctgggatcgagccccacattgggttctctgcttggcagagagcctgcttcccccacccccactgcctgcctctctgactacttgtgatctctgtcaaataaataaaatcttcaaaaaaaattgtacttAGGCTTATGGGTTATATATTCCAGAGAAATGTGAATTCAAATCAGACACTgctttataactttataaatagGATTGGAAACAGAATGAAGATCACTAGATCTAAGGGGCAGGGGGTCAGGTAGCTGAGCAGAGAAGACAAACTGAAATTTAATAAGGATGCGAAATGATCAGATCCTATCTCTAACTCCagaatctgcttttttaaaaaagatggtgGAAGATGCAGAATGATCCAGAATAGCTGtagaagaagaagagatggaTGGGTCTGAAAATTCATCTTGCAATACCACAGAGACTCCTGTGTGTAAGGGCTCACTGGGCCTTGTGGAAACAATGAGAGGCCATAGGACCCCTGTGATGGTCACAGACTGGGGATACCAGAGGAATATGAGACCAGAACTTGTacacaagaagaagaagaggctcaattctttatataaacaaataaagaaaaaaaaaacaacacccaaaAACTGGGGGGTGAGGATCTAATCCAAGCTGGAGCCTAGCCTGACCTGGTCAAGGCAGCTTTTGATGCCTGTAGTCCTAGAGTCAGGTGATGTCTGAGTCCCTGTGATCATAGGTCCTGGTGGAATAAGTTTCCACTGAAGGGACCAGGGAATAGCAAAGATGACTTAGCTAAGGAGTGTCCATGTTAAAGCCCGCAATGCACTGAGTACTAATCAGGCACGGTTCTGTCCACAGTTGGCTACTCAGCCTCTCCTGTCCCACCTACAACAGACAGCACAGCAATCAGGCATCTGGAAGTTTCTCtgcttccatttatttcttgtctCAACTTTAGGAGTCTTCTCCTTTATTACCATATCAGTTCTATATGacaagaatagaaaacaaattcatatccagattttctttttcttaatctttaaaaaaaagattttatttatttatttgacagacagcaagagcaggaacacaagcaaggggagtgggagagggagaagcaggcttcctgccaagcagagatcctgatgaggggctcaatcctaggaccctgggatcatgacgtgagccaaaggcagatgcctaatgactgagccacccaggtgcccctgaatctaGATTTTCAATAGAGAAGTAAAATATTACTTCTCAGCCAAACATGAAGTAAAGACAGGGATGGAGATGACCCAGTCCCATCTCTGCTAGAGCAGGAAAGCAGATCAGGGAAGAGAGCACAGGTCAGTTTGTCATTGTCTGGGACAGAACAAACAGGATGTGGTCAGAGCCCACAGAAGATGAGACTAAAGGAGGAGCTATGGGGTAGGTGAGCTCCCTGTGGGGTCCTGTCTACACTATCCCAGGATCTCAAGAATCACTCCTTCCATACTTCCAGTCAGCTGTGAGTAGCTCCCTTCTTTTCCACATCAGGTCAGAGGCCAGGAAGAAGACTGGTTATGGTATCCAGAGAAATATCCTAGTACTGTACCAAAATGAACTGTTAACTGAAGAACTGTTAACTGAAGACATGGCTGTattggaaaacaaagaaaggataTGTAGGGGTAGTGGACCAAACTTCTGGAGGTCTATCTACATCAGGGAATTGCCCCTGACTTTCAACTGCTGGGGATCAGGTCCCCAATGGAGGAATGTAAAGGTGaaataatttatatcatttaatataatattatttaatataaaggtGAAAAATTTGTCCTTCATTTGCACAAGTCTTTACTAAAGAGTTAATGTTAGCAATTGGCTCCAGAGTGGGCAAGTACAGGTACGTGGATGGTACCTCTCATTAACAAGGCAGGACAAATTTCTACCTGGGGCTTGAAACCTCTCAGTGGGACAAGAAAACTCAAattcccctcccactcccttccctaCTTGAGTGCTTCTTCCTCCACATCACAGTTCCCACCACTACAGCTCCAGTGACCACAAGAACCAGGGCAGCAATGGTGCCCATGATGGGGATGGTAGGCTCAGTTGGCAGCTCTGGGAAGGGAAAGTGAGGGACCCAGACCTCAGGTTTGAGTCATGACCTCGAAGATGTTTTGCAGAAGAGCTACTTTCTTGGAGAAGATGTTCCAACCCCAAATCCCTCCTCACCCCATTTCAAGGTGATGGGCTGGGGCAGCCCCTTGTGCTGCACATGGCAGATGTATTTCTGCTCCTCTCCAGAAGGCACCACTACAGCCgcctgtaagggcctacttaatcagagggagccattttgttgtttatgcagtaaacttaaattgaccctatgcagtaaacttagattgaccctgcccctcccataggaacttacttgcaaagcccagatacaagggcgggtcaggccagatAGAGACAGCCAATCAGTGGggcgtgcatactgtctccctagctaccagcCCCAGGTAGCTAACTAAGCCTAGATataagggcaggtcaggccaggtagaggcatccaatcagtggggcacgcatatatctagggtgaattgtaattcaattggccacctgtgtgtgacctaacatgaccgtgcagttttctctgtgcattgcagtctcattggccacctatgtatAGCCTGGCTAAACTACTTCTATAaatagtctgtgaggctgggaggggtcgcctctttgcaagagatggccctgaccggtcagtttgattctcgatgcttggcgcaaaataaagctttgcttgaccttcgttttgtatcagtctcgctcctttgattacggaccctaacACCGCCCACTTCTGGAAGGTTCCATCCCCTGCAGACCTGGTCTCCACAAGCTCTGTGTCCTGGGTCAGATCCTCCTCAGCATGCTGCCAGGTCAGAGTGATCTCCACAGGGTAGAAGCCCAGGGCTCAGCACCTCAGGGCGACATCATGGTCCGAGATGGGGTGGCGGGTcacatgtgtgttggggggttcTGGGGAAGAAGAATCAGAAAATCTACACTTTGGGTTACCTTCATGGGTCACAAAACAGCACTTGTCACCAACCTGAGGATGGAAAAGACAATTGGTTTAGGGATCTGAAATAATGTTTTAGAAGCAGGGAGAGATTCCAGGACAGGAGAGTGGAGGTCTAAAGTGGGGAATACACTAATGGTCCTGACTGTGGGGGACCATCAGTGACTCAGAAAACCTGGAGTCAGACCTCCAAGGATGTTCTCAGATGGAGTACAAGTCTTGAGAGGGAAAGTCATGGATTACAAGGTGATTGCCAGGATGGAGGGGACCATTTCAGGGATGTTCTCCAATTGCCCCCCAGGAGAGACTGGATTCCTCAATTGTCCTTTAGAGAAAAGTGGTCCTCTGGGTGAGTCACTCTCTAGtagaaaaatgaacacacaagTGGATCTCGCTCTCCTCACCTGTGGGAGGGCAGTGTTCTGATATTGAGTCCATTTCCCTTCCTGGTGGAAAGCCAGCCCCAGAGGAGGGGAGATCAGGGAGGCCCTAGTACCTGTGCGCAGCAGcatctcctcccccttctccaggTGCCTGTGGAGCCACTCCACGCATCTGTGCTCCATGTAGTTCCTGTACTGCTCTGTCACACCAGTCGCCTCCCACTTCTGACCAGTGATCTGTGCGGTGGAGTCTGCCTTGGTCCAGGAGCACAGGTCCTTATTCAGGGTGATGTGATCCATGCCATCATAGGCATCATGAAGGTACCCGCGCAGAAAGCACCCATCAGGCCCCACGTCGCAGCCCATCACTCTCTGGAAGGTGTGAAACCCTGACCCCGGCCCACCAGGACCTATTGTCATTAAATCCAAAACCAGTAGAGTCCCCAGGGTTCTTCCCCGCTGGGGGCATGGCGGTGCCCCACAGCCTCAGGGTGTCGCTCCAACACGGAGACTTGGAGCTACCCCGGCCGGCCATCCGGCGGTCCCTGGGGATGGAGGTCATGGTCTGTCTCCTGCCTGCGTCGCTCACCAGCCTCGCTCGGGTTGCAGTAGCTGCCCACTTCTCGCAGCCTCCCTCAGAGTGTCTGTGTGCACGTCCTGGAGTCCCGGGTCTGCTGGGCCCAATACTCCAGCCCCTCCTGCTCCACGCAGGGCGCCCCCGGCTCCATCCTCAGACTGGCAGAGTCGCTGTCAAACAGCGGGAACTGCATGTCGTCCACATAGCTGTGTTCCAAATACCGGGGTTCCCTGCGGCCAGGCTGGGACACCACAGTGAACAAATACCTCAGGGAGTGGGAGCCTGCCCGTGCGGGGAGTCTGAGACctcgccctccccctccccctgtcggggtcgcgcccctaagatggcCCCGACTACATAGCCCAAGCAGCACGGACAGCCTGAAAAACATtcgccctggccacacgtgatCTTGAGCTCGTCACATGAACACCGCATGCCATCACTGCCTACAatccccagatacctcctgttcacgtgaacacctctgtgattggctgtatacctcctgttcacgtgaacacctctgtgattggctgttatgccctatataaggcaagggaacttccccgcaggggagggagaaagatgaccagggaataaacaagagcttgtgcatcgacctgtgtgtgtgttggtgttgcgtcatctctgcaggcagggagagcacgACATTTGGCGCCGAAACCCGGGAATtgtgagtatatttaaaaatagcaaagatacaGTGAAGGTAGAAATTCTGATACTGGTTGAGATATGTTCTGATTTactgataatattgaggtatatttaactttttaattttatgtgcattgatCTCACA is from Mustela erminea isolate mMusErm1 chromosome 4, mMusErm1.Pri, whole genome shotgun sequence and encodes:
- the LOC116587534 gene encoding uncharacterized protein LOC116587534; protein product: MAVLENKERICRGSGPNFWRSIYIRELPLTFNCWGSGPQWRNVKVPVEPLHASVLHVVPVLLCHTSRLPLLTSDLCGGVCLGPGAQVLIQGDVIHAIIGIMKVPAQKAPIRPHVAAHHSLEGRESTTFGAETREFEPLPKIISDAQRHLVSQIPQSDSLPPDGDSADQCHESQPSHGLPIPTNYAGSGGFWEILVWDYCTRLYCALRPPPGAALDKGPPTHISQRPAGCTSSLGSHRA